The Sporosarcina sp. Te-1 DNA window GAAATCTTTAAGACTAAGAGGGATGGTAGTAATGAAATCTAGTCTTTCTGTATCGGGAGATCGTAAGGTTTGGGGATTTCATGTCGTCACCCTATCGAGAAAGATTGAATGACGCGAGATGAGGTATAAAGAATATCAAAAAAGACGGCCAACATGACTATGTCATTCGATGAAAAAAAGCGTTATGTGCACAAGACGTGACATAACGCTTTTTGGTATTTGCTTACGCAGTATTATACTTTTACAACAATCCTTCTTTCAGTTTTCCATGCCACTTAAGCAATCCATCCATTGATTCATTGCTGATCGCGCCGCTTTCAACTGCAGCTTCCGCAAGGGAACCAAAATTGGTCAAGCTTTTGTATATAAGTCCCGCTTCTGAAAATGCAGTATCCGCACTCGCCAATTCATATGTAAAGATGGAAACGACGCCAGTCACTTCGACTCCTTCCGACCGGAGAGCCTCCACCGCGTTCAGGCTGCTTCCCCCTGTGGAGATCAAATCTTCGATAATGACAGCCTTATCGGATGCACTCGCTTTCCCTTCGATCTGCTTGCTTCTTCCATGTCCTTTCGCTTTTGAACGGATGTATACCATTGGAAGTCCAAGGATGTCTGCAACCCATGCAGCATGTGGTATGCCAGCTGTTGCTGTCCCGGCTACCAATGTCGTTTCTGGGAAATGGCTGCGGATTAATTGAGCGAGCCCTTCCGCGATTTGTTTTCGACCTGCTGGATCCGACATCGTCAACCGATTGTCGCAGTAAATAGGGGATTGAATGCCTGATGCCCACGTAAAGGGATCGTTCGGGCTTAGTTCAACTGCACCAACATTCAACAAAATTTTCG harbors:
- the pyrE gene encoding orotate phosphoribosyltransferase, whose translation is MSQKDIAKILLNVGAVELSPNDPFTWASGIQSPIYCDNRLTMSDPAGRKQIAEGLAQLIRSHFPETTLVAGTATAGIPHAAWVADILGLPMVYIRSKAKGHGRSKQIEGKASASDKAVIIEDLISTGGSSLNAVEALRSEGVEVTGVVSIFTYELASADTAFSEAGLIYKSLTNFGSLAEAAVESGAISNESMDGLLKWHGKLKEGLL